The genomic DNA TGATCGCCGGATGGGTGATTCTTCGTTCTGCGGTAATCAGCCAGAACACTTCACGTATTTCGATGACCTCACCAATGCGGCGCACCTCATAGCGTTTGCAAATTTCGTCCACCAGCAACGATGGTCCCGGAAAGATGCCGGCCCCCGCCTGGCCAAACGCCTTCATTAGTGCACCGTCATCGAACTCCCCCATCAGGCGCGGCGTCAGTCGCTGCTCGTTCAGCCACTGATCGATCCGGGCACGAACCGCAGCACCCGACCCCGGCAGCAGCAGATCTGCATTGTTCAGGCAGGCGGGGAAATCCTCCTTACCTTTGCTTACCCCCTCCCCGGCAAAGAAGGCCAGCGCGCTTTCACCCAGTTTGTGGTTGTGCCCCTTGATCGCCAGGCCGGACGGCATCGGCCGGTCGGCCACCACCATGTCGAGGCGATGTAGCGCCAGTTCGCCCAGCAACAGGTCAATCGGCCCTTCACGGCAAACCAGCCGAACCGGTTCGGGCAATTTGCCGACCGGCGCCAACAGGCGATAGGCGAAGGATTTGGGTACCACATCGGTGATACCGACCCGTAATACCGGTAGCGGCTGTTGCCGCCGGGTGCCAAGAGTCAACTTCATTTCATCGCCGAGTTGCAGAATCTCATCGGCGTAGGACAAGGCCATGCGCCCGGCCTCGGTCAGCTCAAGACCGCGTCCGGCCGGACGAAACAGCACGGCGCCAAGATCTTCTTCAAGCTGGCGGAGCTGGCCACTGATCGTCTGTGGGGTTAGCGCCAGGCGCTCGGCGGCACGGGCAACGCCACCCATGCGCGCTACCGTCCAGAAATTTCTCAGGTGTCTCAGGTTCATGGCACTCTTCGGTATTTACCGATGCATAAATAAGGAAATATCGTCTTTATTAAATCATCTTTGCACCCTATCTTGCACCTGTCACCACCGCTGAAAGGAAGATGCAATGAAAATCGACATTCGCACCCAAGGGTTTGAACTGACGGACGGCTTGCAGGCGCACACCGAGCGGCGCATCCGCTTTGCCCTCGACTGGGCCCGGCACGATGTCCACACGATCAAGCTGAACTTCTCAGACATCAACGGCCCGCGGGGTGGAGACGACAAACGTTGCCGCTTGCGCATTCCCTTGCC from Candidatus Dechloromonas phosphoritropha includes the following:
- the nhaR gene encoding transcriptional activator NhaR; this encodes MNLRHLRNFWTVARMGGVARAAERLALTPQTISGQLRQLEEDLGAVLFRPAGRGLELTEAGRMALSYADEILQLGDEMKLTLGTRRQQPLPVLRVGITDVVPKSFAYRLLAPVGKLPEPVRLVCREGPIDLLLGELALHRLDMVVADRPMPSGLAIKGHNHKLGESALAFFAGEGVSKGKEDFPACLNNADLLLPGSGAAVRARIDQWLNEQRLTPRLMGEFDDGALMKAFGQAGAGIFPGPSLLVDEICKRYEVRRIGEVIEIREVFWLITAERRITHPAIKTVLESARAVLASD
- a CDS encoding HPF/RaiA family ribosome-associated protein, whose translation is MKIDIRTQGFELTDGLQAHTERRIRFALDWARHDVHTIKLNFSDINGPRGGDDKRCRLRIPLPHMRDVIIEDTSADLYLAVDRAIDRAARTLERRLSRQREFGPTLSLAAYE